AAACAGAAATATGATGGTTgtagttattacatttttctatGATATCTGATCGAAAACTTGGCTCGTAGTGGTTTGGGAAAAATTTGTAATCCTGTTATATAATAATTTTAGAATCGGTTATAAGCAGTCAGAGAGCCATTTTAAGTCTGAATGATAAacaaacaaaatcttgctcatttCCTATGAAAGATATGAACATAACGTAACAAGATGCTACGCAGCCTGGCCATAAagactggaagaagaagaacatgagaCATTAATTAGCTTGGAGATATGTTTCATCTTGCTGATATCATTGTAGTACAATGCTAAAGTCTCTACCGATTAAATTAGATTTGTTACATGTTGGGATATCCTAGTGTGACCCAAGACAAAGACATGGGAAAATGTCTATGAAATTATTCATCTTTCCATAGATATAGCGTGTTCTTTGTCATTTGGTCAAAAATCTGTTTCCACATAATTGCAAAAAAGCATGGCCTAAACTATGTTTGAAATTCAATTATGTGGAATTCCATGCAAAGTCTTTCTTTGCCTCCTCCAGAAAACTGATTCCATGGAATTGTTTTCTTTCTGTGTTATCAAACACAGCCTCAAGATACATAGATTCCTAATTGGGACGGCCGAATGaagctttttcttttatgggagCAATGAAGCTTAAGATACATAGATTACCGATATGAGTGCTCAGCGCTGTGTTGTTGCTTACCGGACATCAGAGTGCAGTACACTCAATTATTTGCAATTAACAAACACTATTAAGCTGTATATTTTCATTGATCTAACCATgaccaaaattttgtttttccgcTTCCTGATACGAAGCTATATCCATACATTAACATTACATTTTTCTGCAGCATAAGCCTATATCCGGTTAAACCTATTTAACCTGCAGTCTTTCAGTGTGTGTTGCAGAAAAATCATATTGCCATTATTCCAGGAGAGAAAAGATGATCCTCCAAGTAAGGTGAGCCACCCGCGGATGATGATATATCGAAAGATGATCTCGAAACTTCATTTCTACGACGAGGACGCTTCTTATCTTTACGTTCATCGTCAGCTATTTGTTTGTACCGGCATTCTGTACTACAAAATGCTTTTTCacctctgcaaaaacataattaaaACCCATAAGAAACTGAACTAATTAAACCAATAGAACTATGAGCAAATTCAAGATAGAAATTAGTACCTGTACATGTATATATCTTTCCCATGCAGCTTTTTCCTACATAAATAACATGAACTAAGAAAATCCGATGGAGGATAATCTCTGGCAACGACGCTTGAATTATAAAATACCGGCGACGGCGATTCATAAAACACACCAACTTGTCTCCATTTTTTCAATCTTTGATTTCTCATATTTTGAATACCTCCATCACAATACACTGATCTTGTTACACTAGTAGCACCACCAGTAGTACTAGTAGCCATCTCCACACTTCCTAAACCTTCACATCCTTTGGGATTAATACCATTAGTATACTTATTAATAGTCGATATGGCAATCGGATTAGAGCGATTAGTACCGCAGGTGAGTTTGGTCACGGTTTTCTCCCCGTCCACTGTGCAACTGAAGTTGTCAAGTGCAGCAACAATACCCAGACCAACACCGCCTCCGCCTCCGATGACGGTGACGTTTTTGGAGTACCTTGGAGATAGAATTCTAGTCTCTATTAGATCATGATTAGTAGGAGGACTAATGTTGATGAAATCATGACCATATTgggttttgatctctagaattggaATTGAGAGGCTAAGCTCATCATCACTAGCAGGTGAATTAGTTGTTTTGGTAGTGATCAACATGATGATTGATGAAATGAAATTTTTGGGTTTTCTGATTGAAGAATTGAAGAGGTTGGTGAGGTGAGTTAAGTTGGATTAGTGATCTCCAAAATGTATGAAATTATGGACATATTTATAAATTTAAGGGGGAAAAAAAGCTTGTGAGCCCACAGGAATTGATGTTGGAATTGTTTGAAACCATTGATATTAAAGAACAACTATTTTTTCTCATTAATTAGAATATTTAAATGATAATgataaatgaaaaaaatgattAGAAACGGAATTCAAGAGGATTCAAGAGTGTCCACCCTTTGGAACTTTAGGTAGTTGGATCCACGCTAGGTAATAGTACGTGTTGTGCACATAAGAATTCTGTACAGCACACATGAAATCCTGCTAATTCTTCCTTCAAATTAACTTTTTGACATATTACTTGACTCAATTCTCACAATAAAATTTTATAAACACAACACTACTGAATAAAATGCCATACTTTTTCCTTGTGTGGGAAAAAATTGGTGCCTAACACTTGAATTATTATACTTCACTGCTTCatgaaaaaagaaataaatgtacttCACTGATATCGTAATCAtctcttttcattttctttttcctttttctttaatCTTTTTTCTAAACataaaatcatcttttcttctccATACAAACAAAAGGTCCTTGTTGTCTATGACACTATGATTGAATTACGTTTATATTCCTTTGCCACAGAATAAGTAGTCATTCTTGAAAATTGACTTCCACAATATTGAGCTCCATGATCTTTTTTTCATGTTCAGAAAAGAATCATACACAAATCttaggaatatatatatatatatatatatatatatatcaaatgcAAAAAGAGTGATTGATAAGAGAGAATATGTCAATATGTATGGGACTCCATATCATGGTATGGACCTCTTGTTATCTCTAACAAGTTTAAAATGCAGCTAAATTGTTGATCTCTATATCACCGTCACCGATCACCGGTACCGAAAATAGTCATTGGATAGTGGTATCTGTGATCTAATTTGTTATTTATCAGGCTCAAGAACGTCTGAACTTGTGGTAAAGTAATACGCCATTTTATGATTGGGTTGCAAATCAATAATGGTTAAGTTATCTATTTGAGGCTTGCTGCATTAGGTCTATACGCGACTGTTAGATTCAAAAATGTTTAACACACCGAAGAGTTCTCCAGCGTTTTGCACCGAGTAGAAATAGAGTGCAGGACCACACTGCCACACACCAATCCCGATGCTCGAGAGTTTTCCCAACTGCCGCACGATTAAAT
This genomic interval from Papaver somniferum cultivar HN1 unplaced genomic scaffold, ASM357369v1 unplaced-scaffold_107, whole genome shotgun sequence contains the following:
- the LOC113328347 gene encoding uncharacterized protein LOC113328347; this encodes MLITTKTTNSPASDDELSLSIPILEIKTQYGHDFINISPPTNHDLIETRILSPRYSKNVTVIGGGGGVGLGIVAALDNFSCTVDGEKTVTKLTCGTNRSNPIAISTINKYTNGINPKGCEGLGSVEMATSTTGGATSVTRSVYCDGGIQNMRNQRLKKWRQVGVFYESPSPVFYNSSVVARDYPPSDFLSSCYLCRKKLHGKDIYMYRGEKAFCSTECRYKQIADDERKDKKRPRRRNEVSRSSFDISSSAGGSPYLEDHLFSPGIMAI